A stretch of the Chelonia mydas isolate rCheMyd1 chromosome 5, rCheMyd1.pri.v2, whole genome shotgun sequence genome encodes the following:
- the HMGCR gene encoding 3-hydroxy-3-methylglutaryl-Coenzyme A reductase isoform X2, whose amino-acid sequence MAAARVSRAGVVLVAARAAFSVCCGAPRETKEEGSSCKCELQQARPAIAGACGAVSGETGQNFHQAGCRKTNLKMLSRLFRMHGLFVASHPWEVIVGTVTLTICMMSMKMFTGNDKICGWNYECPKLEEDVLSSDIIILTITRCIAILYIYFQFQNLRQLGSKYILGIAGLFTIFSSFVFSTVVIHFLDKELTGLNEALPFFLLLIDLSRASALAKFALSSNSQDEVRENISRGMAILGPTFTLDALVECLVIGVGTMSGVRQLEIMCCFGCMSVLANYFVFMTFFPACVSLVLELSRESREGRPIWQLSHFARVLEEEENKPNPVTQRVKMIMSLGLVLVHAHSRWIAEPSAQNSTAENSVGMDENAPKRIEPNVSLWQFYLSRMASLDIEQVITLGLALLLAVKYIFFEQTETESTLSLKNPITSPLIVQKKIPDNCCRKQSGLVKNNQKSSTVEESVISKERKVEVVKPALGEPSAKATFVVGSCMPTETSSLLNRKEPETELPKEPRSTEECLCILGNAEKGAKFLTDAEVINLVNAKHIPAYKLETLMETHERGVSIRRQMLSQKLPEPSALQYLPYRHYNYSLVMGACCENVIGYMPIPVGVAGPLFLDSKEFQVPMATTEGCLVASTNRGCRAICLGGGANSCVLADGMTRGPVVRLPTACQSAEVKAWLENSEGFKIVKDAFDSTSRFARLQKLHISLAGRNLYIRFQSETGDAMGMNMISKGTEKALARLQEEFPDLHVLAISGNYCTDKKPAAINWIEGRGKSVVCEAVIPAKVVRELLKTTTEAMVEVNINKNLVGSAMAGSIGGYNAHAANIVTAIYLACGQDAAQNVGSSNCITLMESTGPTNEDLYISCTMPSIEIGTVGGGTNLLPQQACLQMLGVQGASQGNPGENARQLAKIVCATVMAGELSLMAALAAGHLVKSHMIHNRSKINLQDLQRNCTKKAA is encoded by the exons GTGTAGAAAAACAAACTTGAAAATGCTGTCGAGACTCTTTCGAATGCATGGCCTTTTTGTAGCCTCTCATCCATGGGAAGTCATTGTTGGGACTGTGACTCTCACCATCTGTATGATGTCCATGAAGATGTTCACTGGCAATGATAAGATCTGTGGCTGGAATTATGAATGCCCAAAACTTGAAGAA GATGTTCTGAGCAGCGACATCATAATCCTGACAATCACGCGCTGTATAGCAATCCTTTATATATACTTCCAGTTTCAGAATCTAAGGCAGCTTGgatcaaaatatattttgg GTATTGCTGGCCTCTTCACAATCTTCTCAAGTTTTGTTTTCAGTACAGTGGTGATTCATTTCCTAGATAAAGAACTGACAGGTTTGAA TGAAGCTTTACCatttttcctgcttctgattgACCTTTCTAGAGCCAGTGCATTAGCCAAATTTGCACTCAGTTCCAACTCACAG GATGAAGTAAGAGAAAATATTTCACGGGGAATGGCAATTCTAGGTCCTACATTTACACTTGATGCCCTTGTTGAGTGTCTTGTGATTGGTGTTGGTACTATGTCAG GAGTGCGACAGCTTGAAATCATGTGCTGCTTTGGCTGCATGTCTGTTCTTGCCAACTACTTTGTCTTCATGACTTTCTTTCCAGCATGTGTGTCCTTGGTATTAGAG cTTTCTCGTGAAAGTCGTGAGGGGCGACCCATATGGCAACTTAGTCATTTTGCCCGTGttttggaagaagaagaaaacaaaccaaaccctGTAACGCAGAGGGTTAAAATGATTATG TCTCTAGGTCTGGTTCTTGTTCATGCTCACAGTCGCTGGATAGCAGAACCATCTGCTCAAAACAGTACAGCAGAAAATTCAGTGGGAATGGATGAAAATGCACCAAAGAGAATTGAACCTAATGTTTCTCTATGGCAATTTTACCTGTCTAG AATGGCCAGTTTGGACATTGAGCAAGTAATCACTCTTGGTTTAGCTCTTCTTCTTGCTGTGAAATACATCTTCTTTGAACAGACAGAGACGGAGTCCACCCTCTCTCTGAAGAACCCCATAACATCTCCCTTGATAGTTCAGAAAAAGATTCCTGATAACTGCTGCAGAAAACAATCTGGACTtgtaaaaaataatcagaaatccAGCACTGTAGAAGAGTCTGTAATTTCCAAAGAGAGAAAAG TTGAAGTAGTAAAACCTGCATTAGGAGAGCCATCAGCCAAGGCTACATTTGTGGTTGGTAGCTGCATGCCTACGGAAACTTCTTCACTCCTTAACAGAAAGGAGCCTGAAACTGAATTGCCCAAAGAGCCACGCTCCACTGAAGAATGTTTATGTATACTTGGAAATGCAGAG aAAGGTGCAAAATTCCTCACTGATGCAGAAGTCATCAACCTAGTCAATGCTAAGCATATTCCTGCTTACAAACTGGAAACTCTGATGGAAACTCATGAACGTGGTGTATCTATTCGCAGACAGATGTTATCTCAGAAGCTCCCTGAACCATCAGCCTTACAATATCTTCCTTACAGGCATTACAATTATTCTTTG gtaatggGAGCTTGCTGTGAAAATGTGATTGGATACATGCCCATCCCTGTAGGTGTAGCTGGGCCACTTTTCCTGGATAGCAAAGAGTTTCAAGTTCCAATGGCAACAACAGAAGGCTGTCTGGTAGCAAGCACAAACAGAGGGTGCAGAGCAATATGC CTTGGTGGAGGAGCAAATAGCTGTGTTCTAGCAGATGGGATGACTCGAGGACCGGTTGTAAGATTACCCACTGCCTGCCAGTCTGCAGAAGTAAAGGCTTGGCTTGAAAACTCTGAAGGGTTTAAAATAGTCAAAGATGCATTTGACAGCACAAGTAG GTTTGCTCGTCTGCAAAAGCTTCACATCAGTCTGGCTGGTCGTAACCTTTATATCCGTTTTCAGTCTGAAACAGGGGATGCAATGGGAATGAACATGATCTCAAAA GGTACCGAAAAGGCACTTGCAAGACTGCAAGAAGAGTTTCCTGATCTCCATGTTCTAGCTATTAGTGGTAACTATTGTACAGACAAAAAGCCTGCTGCCATAAATTGGATAGAAGGCAGGGGGAAGTCTGTTGTCTGCGAAGCAGTCATTCCAGCCAAGGTGGTCAGAGAA CTATTGAAGACTACTACAGAAGCCATGGTTGAggttaatataaacaaaaatttGGTGGGGTCTGCGATGGCTGGTAGCATAGGTGGCTATAACGCCCACGCAGCAAATATCGTCACAGCTATCTACCTTGCATGTGGACAG GATGCAGCACAGAATGTGGGCAGCTCTAACTGCATCACTCTGATGGAGTCAACAGGTCCCACAAATGAAGATCTGTATATCAGCTGCACAATGCCCTCTATAGAAATTGGAACAGTTGGTGGAGGAACCAACTTGCTACCACAGCAAGCTTGTTTGCAG ATgttaggggttcagggtgcaagtCAAGGCAATCCTGGTGAAAATGCACGTCAGCTTGCTAAAATTGTATGTGCTACAGTAATGGCAGGGGAATTGTCATTAATGGCAGCACTGGCAGCTGGACATCTAGTCAAAAGCCACATGATTCATAACAG GTCAAAAATAAATCTACAAGATCTTCAGAGAAACTGCACCAAGAAAGCAGCTTGA
- the HMGCR gene encoding 3-hydroxy-3-methylglutaryl-Coenzyme A reductase isoform X4, with the protein MLSRLFRMHGLFVASHPWEVIVGTVTLTICMMSMKMFTGNDKICGWNYECPKLEEDVLSSDIIILTITRCIAILYIYFQFQNLRQLGSKYILGIAGLFTIFSSFVFSTVVIHFLDKELTGLNEALPFFLLLIDLSRASALAKFALSSNSQDEVRENISRGMAILGPTFTLDALVECLVIGVGTMSGVRQLEIMCCFGCMSVLANYFVFMTFFPACVSLVLELSRESREGRPIWQLSHFARVLEEEENKPNPVTQRVKMIMSLGLVLVHAHSRWIAEPSAQNSTAENSVGMDENAPKRIEPNVSLWQFYLSRMASLDIEQVITLGLALLLAVKYIFFEQTETESTLSLKNPITSPLIVQKKIPDNCCRKQSGLVKNNQKSSTVEESVISKERKVEVVKPALGEPSAKATFVVGSCMPTETSSLLNRKEPETELPKEPRSTEECLCILGNAEKGAKFLTDAEVINLVNAKHIPAYKLETLMETHERGVSIRRQMLSQKLPEPSALQYLPYRHYNYSLVMGACCENVIGYMPIPVGVAGPLFLDSKEFQVPMATTEGCLVASTNRGCRAICLGGGANSCVLADGMTRGPVVRLPTACQSAEVKAWLENSEGFKIVKDAFDSTSRFARLQKLHISLAGRNLYIRFQSETGDAMGMNMISKGTEKALARLQEEFPDLHVLAISGNYCTDKKPAAINWIEGRGKSVVCEAVIPAKVVRELLKTTTEAMVEVNINKNLVGSAMAGSIGGYNAHAANIVTAIYLACGQDAAQNVGSSNCITLMESTGPTNEDLYISCTMPSIEIGTVGGGTNLLPQQACLQMLGVQGASQGNPGENARQLAKIVCATVMAGELSLMAALAAGHLVKSHMIHNRSKINLQDLQRNCTKKAA; encoded by the exons ATGCTGTCGAGACTCTTTCGAATGCATGGCCTTTTTGTAGCCTCTCATCCATGGGAAGTCATTGTTGGGACTGTGACTCTCACCATCTGTATGATGTCCATGAAGATGTTCACTGGCAATGATAAGATCTGTGGCTGGAATTATGAATGCCCAAAACTTGAAGAA GATGTTCTGAGCAGCGACATCATAATCCTGACAATCACGCGCTGTATAGCAATCCTTTATATATACTTCCAGTTTCAGAATCTAAGGCAGCTTGgatcaaaatatattttgg GTATTGCTGGCCTCTTCACAATCTTCTCAAGTTTTGTTTTCAGTACAGTGGTGATTCATTTCCTAGATAAAGAACTGACAGGTTTGAA TGAAGCTTTACCatttttcctgcttctgattgACCTTTCTAGAGCCAGTGCATTAGCCAAATTTGCACTCAGTTCCAACTCACAG GATGAAGTAAGAGAAAATATTTCACGGGGAATGGCAATTCTAGGTCCTACATTTACACTTGATGCCCTTGTTGAGTGTCTTGTGATTGGTGTTGGTACTATGTCAG GAGTGCGACAGCTTGAAATCATGTGCTGCTTTGGCTGCATGTCTGTTCTTGCCAACTACTTTGTCTTCATGACTTTCTTTCCAGCATGTGTGTCCTTGGTATTAGAG cTTTCTCGTGAAAGTCGTGAGGGGCGACCCATATGGCAACTTAGTCATTTTGCCCGTGttttggaagaagaagaaaacaaaccaaaccctGTAACGCAGAGGGTTAAAATGATTATG TCTCTAGGTCTGGTTCTTGTTCATGCTCACAGTCGCTGGATAGCAGAACCATCTGCTCAAAACAGTACAGCAGAAAATTCAGTGGGAATGGATGAAAATGCACCAAAGAGAATTGAACCTAATGTTTCTCTATGGCAATTTTACCTGTCTAG AATGGCCAGTTTGGACATTGAGCAAGTAATCACTCTTGGTTTAGCTCTTCTTCTTGCTGTGAAATACATCTTCTTTGAACAGACAGAGACGGAGTCCACCCTCTCTCTGAAGAACCCCATAACATCTCCCTTGATAGTTCAGAAAAAGATTCCTGATAACTGCTGCAGAAAACAATCTGGACTtgtaaaaaataatcagaaatccAGCACTGTAGAAGAGTCTGTAATTTCCAAAGAGAGAAAAG TTGAAGTAGTAAAACCTGCATTAGGAGAGCCATCAGCCAAGGCTACATTTGTGGTTGGTAGCTGCATGCCTACGGAAACTTCTTCACTCCTTAACAGAAAGGAGCCTGAAACTGAATTGCCCAAAGAGCCACGCTCCACTGAAGAATGTTTATGTATACTTGGAAATGCAGAG aAAGGTGCAAAATTCCTCACTGATGCAGAAGTCATCAACCTAGTCAATGCTAAGCATATTCCTGCTTACAAACTGGAAACTCTGATGGAAACTCATGAACGTGGTGTATCTATTCGCAGACAGATGTTATCTCAGAAGCTCCCTGAACCATCAGCCTTACAATATCTTCCTTACAGGCATTACAATTATTCTTTG gtaatggGAGCTTGCTGTGAAAATGTGATTGGATACATGCCCATCCCTGTAGGTGTAGCTGGGCCACTTTTCCTGGATAGCAAAGAGTTTCAAGTTCCAATGGCAACAACAGAAGGCTGTCTGGTAGCAAGCACAAACAGAGGGTGCAGAGCAATATGC CTTGGTGGAGGAGCAAATAGCTGTGTTCTAGCAGATGGGATGACTCGAGGACCGGTTGTAAGATTACCCACTGCCTGCCAGTCTGCAGAAGTAAAGGCTTGGCTTGAAAACTCTGAAGGGTTTAAAATAGTCAAAGATGCATTTGACAGCACAAGTAG GTTTGCTCGTCTGCAAAAGCTTCACATCAGTCTGGCTGGTCGTAACCTTTATATCCGTTTTCAGTCTGAAACAGGGGATGCAATGGGAATGAACATGATCTCAAAA GGTACCGAAAAGGCACTTGCAAGACTGCAAGAAGAGTTTCCTGATCTCCATGTTCTAGCTATTAGTGGTAACTATTGTACAGACAAAAAGCCTGCTGCCATAAATTGGATAGAAGGCAGGGGGAAGTCTGTTGTCTGCGAAGCAGTCATTCCAGCCAAGGTGGTCAGAGAA CTATTGAAGACTACTACAGAAGCCATGGTTGAggttaatataaacaaaaatttGGTGGGGTCTGCGATGGCTGGTAGCATAGGTGGCTATAACGCCCACGCAGCAAATATCGTCACAGCTATCTACCTTGCATGTGGACAG GATGCAGCACAGAATGTGGGCAGCTCTAACTGCATCACTCTGATGGAGTCAACAGGTCCCACAAATGAAGATCTGTATATCAGCTGCACAATGCCCTCTATAGAAATTGGAACAGTTGGTGGAGGAACCAACTTGCTACCACAGCAAGCTTGTTTGCAG ATgttaggggttcagggtgcaagtCAAGGCAATCCTGGTGAAAATGCACGTCAGCTTGCTAAAATTGTATGTGCTACAGTAATGGCAGGGGAATTGTCATTAATGGCAGCACTGGCAGCTGGACATCTAGTCAAAAGCCACATGATTCATAACAG GTCAAAAATAAATCTACAAGATCTTCAGAGAAACTGCACCAAGAAAGCAGCTTGA
- the HMGCR gene encoding 3-hydroxy-3-methylglutaryl-Coenzyme A reductase isoform X1, producing MARSPLLIRLALGSFAGRLLRQRASDASCRAPAIGCAIGRWRRPGCRALGLSLSLRARLSQSAAARRARRKRRAAAASASSSRCRKTNLKMLSRLFRMHGLFVASHPWEVIVGTVTLTICMMSMKMFTGNDKICGWNYECPKLEEDVLSSDIIILTITRCIAILYIYFQFQNLRQLGSKYILGIAGLFTIFSSFVFSTVVIHFLDKELTGLNEALPFFLLLIDLSRASALAKFALSSNSQDEVRENISRGMAILGPTFTLDALVECLVIGVGTMSGVRQLEIMCCFGCMSVLANYFVFMTFFPACVSLVLELSRESREGRPIWQLSHFARVLEEEENKPNPVTQRVKMIMSLGLVLVHAHSRWIAEPSAQNSTAENSVGMDENAPKRIEPNVSLWQFYLSRMASLDIEQVITLGLALLLAVKYIFFEQTETESTLSLKNPITSPLIVQKKIPDNCCRKQSGLVKNNQKSSTVEESVISKERKVEVVKPALGEPSAKATFVVGSCMPTETSSLLNRKEPETELPKEPRSTEECLCILGNAEKGAKFLTDAEVINLVNAKHIPAYKLETLMETHERGVSIRRQMLSQKLPEPSALQYLPYRHYNYSLVMGACCENVIGYMPIPVGVAGPLFLDSKEFQVPMATTEGCLVASTNRGCRAICLGGGANSCVLADGMTRGPVVRLPTACQSAEVKAWLENSEGFKIVKDAFDSTSRFARLQKLHISLAGRNLYIRFQSETGDAMGMNMISKGTEKALARLQEEFPDLHVLAISGNYCTDKKPAAINWIEGRGKSVVCEAVIPAKVVRELLKTTTEAMVEVNINKNLVGSAMAGSIGGYNAHAANIVTAIYLACGQDAAQNVGSSNCITLMESTGPTNEDLYISCTMPSIEIGTVGGGTNLLPQQACLQMLGVQGASQGNPGENARQLAKIVCATVMAGELSLMAALAAGHLVKSHMIHNRSKINLQDLQRNCTKKAA from the exons GTGTAGAAAAACAAACTTGAAAATGCTGTCGAGACTCTTTCGAATGCATGGCCTTTTTGTAGCCTCTCATCCATGGGAAGTCATTGTTGGGACTGTGACTCTCACCATCTGTATGATGTCCATGAAGATGTTCACTGGCAATGATAAGATCTGTGGCTGGAATTATGAATGCCCAAAACTTGAAGAA GATGTTCTGAGCAGCGACATCATAATCCTGACAATCACGCGCTGTATAGCAATCCTTTATATATACTTCCAGTTTCAGAATCTAAGGCAGCTTGgatcaaaatatattttgg GTATTGCTGGCCTCTTCACAATCTTCTCAAGTTTTGTTTTCAGTACAGTGGTGATTCATTTCCTAGATAAAGAACTGACAGGTTTGAA TGAAGCTTTACCatttttcctgcttctgattgACCTTTCTAGAGCCAGTGCATTAGCCAAATTTGCACTCAGTTCCAACTCACAG GATGAAGTAAGAGAAAATATTTCACGGGGAATGGCAATTCTAGGTCCTACATTTACACTTGATGCCCTTGTTGAGTGTCTTGTGATTGGTGTTGGTACTATGTCAG GAGTGCGACAGCTTGAAATCATGTGCTGCTTTGGCTGCATGTCTGTTCTTGCCAACTACTTTGTCTTCATGACTTTCTTTCCAGCATGTGTGTCCTTGGTATTAGAG cTTTCTCGTGAAAGTCGTGAGGGGCGACCCATATGGCAACTTAGTCATTTTGCCCGTGttttggaagaagaagaaaacaaaccaaaccctGTAACGCAGAGGGTTAAAATGATTATG TCTCTAGGTCTGGTTCTTGTTCATGCTCACAGTCGCTGGATAGCAGAACCATCTGCTCAAAACAGTACAGCAGAAAATTCAGTGGGAATGGATGAAAATGCACCAAAGAGAATTGAACCTAATGTTTCTCTATGGCAATTTTACCTGTCTAG AATGGCCAGTTTGGACATTGAGCAAGTAATCACTCTTGGTTTAGCTCTTCTTCTTGCTGTGAAATACATCTTCTTTGAACAGACAGAGACGGAGTCCACCCTCTCTCTGAAGAACCCCATAACATCTCCCTTGATAGTTCAGAAAAAGATTCCTGATAACTGCTGCAGAAAACAATCTGGACTtgtaaaaaataatcagaaatccAGCACTGTAGAAGAGTCTGTAATTTCCAAAGAGAGAAAAG TTGAAGTAGTAAAACCTGCATTAGGAGAGCCATCAGCCAAGGCTACATTTGTGGTTGGTAGCTGCATGCCTACGGAAACTTCTTCACTCCTTAACAGAAAGGAGCCTGAAACTGAATTGCCCAAAGAGCCACGCTCCACTGAAGAATGTTTATGTATACTTGGAAATGCAGAG aAAGGTGCAAAATTCCTCACTGATGCAGAAGTCATCAACCTAGTCAATGCTAAGCATATTCCTGCTTACAAACTGGAAACTCTGATGGAAACTCATGAACGTGGTGTATCTATTCGCAGACAGATGTTATCTCAGAAGCTCCCTGAACCATCAGCCTTACAATATCTTCCTTACAGGCATTACAATTATTCTTTG gtaatggGAGCTTGCTGTGAAAATGTGATTGGATACATGCCCATCCCTGTAGGTGTAGCTGGGCCACTTTTCCTGGATAGCAAAGAGTTTCAAGTTCCAATGGCAACAACAGAAGGCTGTCTGGTAGCAAGCACAAACAGAGGGTGCAGAGCAATATGC CTTGGTGGAGGAGCAAATAGCTGTGTTCTAGCAGATGGGATGACTCGAGGACCGGTTGTAAGATTACCCACTGCCTGCCAGTCTGCAGAAGTAAAGGCTTGGCTTGAAAACTCTGAAGGGTTTAAAATAGTCAAAGATGCATTTGACAGCACAAGTAG GTTTGCTCGTCTGCAAAAGCTTCACATCAGTCTGGCTGGTCGTAACCTTTATATCCGTTTTCAGTCTGAAACAGGGGATGCAATGGGAATGAACATGATCTCAAAA GGTACCGAAAAGGCACTTGCAAGACTGCAAGAAGAGTTTCCTGATCTCCATGTTCTAGCTATTAGTGGTAACTATTGTACAGACAAAAAGCCTGCTGCCATAAATTGGATAGAAGGCAGGGGGAAGTCTGTTGTCTGCGAAGCAGTCATTCCAGCCAAGGTGGTCAGAGAA CTATTGAAGACTACTACAGAAGCCATGGTTGAggttaatataaacaaaaatttGGTGGGGTCTGCGATGGCTGGTAGCATAGGTGGCTATAACGCCCACGCAGCAAATATCGTCACAGCTATCTACCTTGCATGTGGACAG GATGCAGCACAGAATGTGGGCAGCTCTAACTGCATCACTCTGATGGAGTCAACAGGTCCCACAAATGAAGATCTGTATATCAGCTGCACAATGCCCTCTATAGAAATTGGAACAGTTGGTGGAGGAACCAACTTGCTACCACAGCAAGCTTGTTTGCAG ATgttaggggttcagggtgcaagtCAAGGCAATCCTGGTGAAAATGCACGTCAGCTTGCTAAAATTGTATGTGCTACAGTAATGGCAGGGGAATTGTCATTAATGGCAGCACTGGCAGCTGGACATCTAGTCAAAAGCCACATGATTCATAACAG GTCAAAAATAAATCTACAAGATCTTCAGAGAAACTGCACCAAGAAAGCAGCTTGA
- the HMGCR gene encoding 3-hydroxy-3-methylglutaryl-Coenzyme A reductase isoform X3, which produces MLSRLFRMHGLFVASHPWEVIVGTVTLTICMMSMKMFTGNDKICGWNYECPKLEEDVLSSDIIILTITRCIAILYIYFQFQNLRQLGSKYILGIAGLFTIFSSFVFSTVVIHFLDKELTGLNEALPFFLLLIDLSRASALAKFALSSNSQDEVRENISRGMAILGPTFTLDALVECLVIGVGTMSGVRQLEIMCCFGCMSVLANYFVFMTFFPACVSLVLELSRESREGRPIWQLSHFARVLEEEENKPNPVTQRVKMIMSLGLVLVHAHSRWIAEPSAQNSTAENSVGMDENAPKRIEPNVSLWQFYLSRMASLDIEQVITLGLALLLAVKYIFFEQTETESTLSLKNPITSPLIVQKKIPDNCCRKQSGLVKNNQKSSTVEESVISKERKVEVVKPALGEPSAKATFVVGSCMPTETSSLLNRKEPETELPKEPRSTEECLCILGNAEKGAKFLTDAEVINLVNAKHIPAYKLETLMETHERGVSIRRQMLSQKLPEPSALQYLPYRHYNYSLVMGACCENVIGYMPIPVGVAGPLFLDSKEFQVPMATTEGCLVASTNRGCRAICLGGGANSCVLADGMTRGPVVRLPTACQSAEVKAWLENSEGFKIVKDAFDSTSRFARLQKLHISLAGRNLYIRFQSETGDAMGMNMISKGTEKALARLQEEFPDLHVLAISGNYCTDKKPAAINWIEGRGKSVVCEAVIPAKVVREDAAQNVGSSNCITLMESTGPTNEDLYISCTMPSIEIGTVGGGTNLLPQQACLQMLGVQGASQGNPGENARQLAKIVCATVMAGELSLMAALAAGHLVKSHMIHNRSKINLQDLQRNCTKKAA; this is translated from the exons ATGCTGTCGAGACTCTTTCGAATGCATGGCCTTTTTGTAGCCTCTCATCCATGGGAAGTCATTGTTGGGACTGTGACTCTCACCATCTGTATGATGTCCATGAAGATGTTCACTGGCAATGATAAGATCTGTGGCTGGAATTATGAATGCCCAAAACTTGAAGAA GATGTTCTGAGCAGCGACATCATAATCCTGACAATCACGCGCTGTATAGCAATCCTTTATATATACTTCCAGTTTCAGAATCTAAGGCAGCTTGgatcaaaatatattttgg GTATTGCTGGCCTCTTCACAATCTTCTCAAGTTTTGTTTTCAGTACAGTGGTGATTCATTTCCTAGATAAAGAACTGACAGGTTTGAA TGAAGCTTTACCatttttcctgcttctgattgACCTTTCTAGAGCCAGTGCATTAGCCAAATTTGCACTCAGTTCCAACTCACAG GATGAAGTAAGAGAAAATATTTCACGGGGAATGGCAATTCTAGGTCCTACATTTACACTTGATGCCCTTGTTGAGTGTCTTGTGATTGGTGTTGGTACTATGTCAG GAGTGCGACAGCTTGAAATCATGTGCTGCTTTGGCTGCATGTCTGTTCTTGCCAACTACTTTGTCTTCATGACTTTCTTTCCAGCATGTGTGTCCTTGGTATTAGAG cTTTCTCGTGAAAGTCGTGAGGGGCGACCCATATGGCAACTTAGTCATTTTGCCCGTGttttggaagaagaagaaaacaaaccaaaccctGTAACGCAGAGGGTTAAAATGATTATG TCTCTAGGTCTGGTTCTTGTTCATGCTCACAGTCGCTGGATAGCAGAACCATCTGCTCAAAACAGTACAGCAGAAAATTCAGTGGGAATGGATGAAAATGCACCAAAGAGAATTGAACCTAATGTTTCTCTATGGCAATTTTACCTGTCTAG AATGGCCAGTTTGGACATTGAGCAAGTAATCACTCTTGGTTTAGCTCTTCTTCTTGCTGTGAAATACATCTTCTTTGAACAGACAGAGACGGAGTCCACCCTCTCTCTGAAGAACCCCATAACATCTCCCTTGATAGTTCAGAAAAAGATTCCTGATAACTGCTGCAGAAAACAATCTGGACTtgtaaaaaataatcagaaatccAGCACTGTAGAAGAGTCTGTAATTTCCAAAGAGAGAAAAG TTGAAGTAGTAAAACCTGCATTAGGAGAGCCATCAGCCAAGGCTACATTTGTGGTTGGTAGCTGCATGCCTACGGAAACTTCTTCACTCCTTAACAGAAAGGAGCCTGAAACTGAATTGCCCAAAGAGCCACGCTCCACTGAAGAATGTTTATGTATACTTGGAAATGCAGAG aAAGGTGCAAAATTCCTCACTGATGCAGAAGTCATCAACCTAGTCAATGCTAAGCATATTCCTGCTTACAAACTGGAAACTCTGATGGAAACTCATGAACGTGGTGTATCTATTCGCAGACAGATGTTATCTCAGAAGCTCCCTGAACCATCAGCCTTACAATATCTTCCTTACAGGCATTACAATTATTCTTTG gtaatggGAGCTTGCTGTGAAAATGTGATTGGATACATGCCCATCCCTGTAGGTGTAGCTGGGCCACTTTTCCTGGATAGCAAAGAGTTTCAAGTTCCAATGGCAACAACAGAAGGCTGTCTGGTAGCAAGCACAAACAGAGGGTGCAGAGCAATATGC CTTGGTGGAGGAGCAAATAGCTGTGTTCTAGCAGATGGGATGACTCGAGGACCGGTTGTAAGATTACCCACTGCCTGCCAGTCTGCAGAAGTAAAGGCTTGGCTTGAAAACTCTGAAGGGTTTAAAATAGTCAAAGATGCATTTGACAGCACAAGTAG GTTTGCTCGTCTGCAAAAGCTTCACATCAGTCTGGCTGGTCGTAACCTTTATATCCGTTTTCAGTCTGAAACAGGGGATGCAATGGGAATGAACATGATCTCAAAA GGTACCGAAAAGGCACTTGCAAGACTGCAAGAAGAGTTTCCTGATCTCCATGTTCTAGCTATTAGTGGTAACTATTGTACAGACAAAAAGCCTGCTGCCATAAATTGGATAGAAGGCAGGGGGAAGTCTGTTGTCTGCGAAGCAGTCATTCCAGCCAAGGTGGTCAGAGAA GATGCAGCACAGAATGTGGGCAGCTCTAACTGCATCACTCTGATGGAGTCAACAGGTCCCACAAATGAAGATCTGTATATCAGCTGCACAATGCCCTCTATAGAAATTGGAACAGTTGGTGGAGGAACCAACTTGCTACCACAGCAAGCTTGTTTGCAG ATgttaggggttcagggtgcaagtCAAGGCAATCCTGGTGAAAATGCACGTCAGCTTGCTAAAATTGTATGTGCTACAGTAATGGCAGGGGAATTGTCATTAATGGCAGCACTGGCAGCTGGACATCTAGTCAAAAGCCACATGATTCATAACAG GTCAAAAATAAATCTACAAGATCTTCAGAGAAACTGCACCAAGAAAGCAGCTTGA